The following DNA comes from Nitrospirota bacterium.
AATCCGATAAAATGGCCTTTTGTGAGAACCCATCCGCATCAACCTTATCTTAACTGCCATCCACTCACCTCCATTAACTACTACAAATGTATTTAATTCTAATGCATTCCTCTCCCCTCACCCATACCTCTCCCCTCAGGGGAGAGGATCGAGGTGAGGGGGAGACTGTATTAAAAGGGTAGTCCACGCCCCAGATTAAAAGGCATCTTGAATCTCCCCTCTTTACCACTGAATGATTTAAGCATCTTTTTAACTATCACGAATTGTTTCAACACCCTATTGACATCAGAAACGGTTGTCCCGCTTCCCATCGCTATCCTTTTTCTGCGGCTACCGTTTATTATACCATAGTTTAATCTTTCCTTTTTTGTCATCGAGTTTATTATCGCCTCTGTCTTTATAAGTTCTTTTTCATCTATATCTGAATTAGAAGGCTTGAATCCCTTCATTCCAGGGATCATCTCTATTAACTGCTGGAGCGGACCTAATTTCCTCATCTTCTTTAGATGCTCACAGAAATCTTCGAGGTTAAAGGAATCAGCGGTCACTATCCTTCTTAATCTTAGTGCATCCTCTTCCTTTAGGGACTCCTCTGCCCTCTCTATGAGTGTAAGCACATCTCCCATACCCATAATTCTGGATGCAATCCTTTGAGGATGAAATGGCTCAAGGGCATCGAGTTTTTCACCTGTCCCTATATATCTAATCGGCTTTCCTGCAACCGCCATCATTGATAGTGCTGCACCACCACGGGCGTCTCCCTCCATCTTTGTGAGTATTATGCCAGTTAACCCCAGTTCTTCATTAAATCGCTTTGCGATATTCACCGCCTCCTGACCGGTCATTGCATCTGCAACAAGTAATATCTCTGTTGGTTTTACCGATTCCTTTATATCTACAAGTTCCTTCATGAGTTCATTATCTATATGTAATCTTCCTGCGGTATCAAGTATCACCACATCATAACCTTCTTTTCTGGCAATACTAATGGCATCGCGGCATATCTCCCTCGCATTATTCCCATCAGCATATGCTTTCACCTTTAGATGTTCACCAAGAATCCTGAGCTGTTCCTGAGCAGCAGGTCTTGCAACATCTGCAGCCACAAGAAGCA
Coding sequences within:
- the ffh gene encoding signal recognition particle protein, which produces MFESLTSRLEEIFRKLKGRGVLTEENISEALKEVRLALLEADVNFRVVKDLIERIRQRAVGQEVMRSITPGQQIVKIVYDEICSILGGEHKRITLSPNPPTVIMLVGLQGSGKTTTAGKIARIFKKDGRHLLLVAADVARPAAQEQLRILGEHLKVKAYADGNNAREICRDAISIARKEGYDVVILDTAGRLHIDNELMKELVDIKESVKPTEILLVADAMTGQEAVNIAKRFNEELGLTGIILTKMEGDARGGAALSMMAVAGKPIRYIGTGEKLDALEPFHPQRIASRIMGMGDVLTLIERAEESLKEEDALRLRRIVTADSFNLEDFCEHLKKMRKLGPLQQLIEMIPGMKGFKPSNSDIDEKELIKTEAIINSMTKKERLNYGIINGSRRKRIAMGSGTTVSDVNRVLKQFVIVKKMLKSFSGKEGRFKMPFNLGRGLPF